The proteins below are encoded in one region of Gemmatimonadetes bacterium T265:
- a CDS encoding molybdenum cofactor biosynthesis protein MoeB, translating into MFPTASTCLRGPGRAEGWDGAPSADFSPDEIARYSRHLILPEVGFDGQARLKAARVLLVGAGGLGSPLALYLAAAGVGTIGVVDFDIVEASNLHRQVLHGTRDLGRPKLESARERIADVNPHVRVEGHPVRLDAGNALDIVRAYDVVVDGTDNFPTRYLVNDACVLAGRPNVYGSVYRFEGQLSVFGTRGGPCYRCLFREPPPQGLVPSCAEGGVLGVLPGVIGSMQALETIKLLLGLDDTLAGRLLLFDALGMRWRERRVRRDPACPACGDHPTITELADAAAFCAGAHGPASDGVPTIAARELASRLSAGEGIILLDVRDPHEWRVANLHEYGARLVPLGEFEDSIATIDLGAPIVVHCRSGARSATAVRRLLDAGATRVWNLDGGMLAWRRDVDPSKPG; encoded by the coding sequence ATGTTCCCCACCGCATCGACTTGCCTCCGTGGTCCCGGTCGCGCCGAGGGGTGGGACGGCGCGCCCAGCGCCGACTTCTCGCCCGACGAGATCGCCCGCTACAGCCGGCACTTGATCTTGCCCGAGGTCGGGTTCGACGGCCAGGCGCGCCTGAAGGCCGCACGCGTGTTGCTCGTCGGCGCCGGCGGGCTCGGGTCGCCTCTCGCGCTCTATCTCGCGGCGGCCGGGGTCGGCACGATCGGCGTCGTCGACTTCGACATCGTCGAGGCGTCCAACCTGCACCGCCAGGTGCTCCACGGGACGCGCGACCTCGGGCGCCCGAAGCTCGAGTCGGCGCGCGAGCGCATCGCCGACGTGAACCCGCACGTGCGCGTCGAGGGGCACCCGGTCCGACTCGACGCCGGCAACGCCCTCGACATCGTGCGCGCGTACGACGTGGTCGTCGACGGGACGGACAACTTCCCGACGCGCTACCTGGTCAACGACGCGTGCGTGCTCGCGGGACGGCCTAACGTTTACGGCTCGGTCTACCGCTTCGAAGGGCAGCTCTCGGTGTTCGGGACGCGCGGCGGCCCGTGTTACCGCTGCCTGTTCCGCGAGCCGCCGCCGCAGGGGCTGGTCCCGAGTTGCGCCGAGGGCGGCGTGCTGGGCGTGCTGCCGGGGGTCATCGGCTCGATGCAGGCCCTGGAGACGATCAAGCTGCTCCTCGGCCTCGACGACACGCTGGCCGGACGCCTGCTGCTGTTCGACGCGCTCGGCATGCGGTGGCGCGAGCGCCGCGTTCGCCGCGACCCCGCGTGCCCCGCGTGCGGCGACCACCCCACGATCACCGAGCTGGCGGACGCCGCGGCGTTTTGCGCCGGCGCGCACGGGCCGGCGTCGGACGGCGTCCCGACCATCGCGGCGCGGGAGCTCGCGTCGCGCCTGTCCGCCGGTGAAGGAATCATCCTGCTCGACGTGCGCGATCCCCATGAGTGGCGCGTCGCCAACCTGCACGAGTACGGCGCGCGGCTGGTCCCGCTCGGCGAGTTCGAGGACTCGATCGCGACGATCGACCTCGGGGCGCCGATCGTCGTGCACTGCCGCTCGGGCGCCCGGAGCGCGACCGCAGTGCGGCGGCTGCTCGACGCCGGCGCGACGCGCGTGTGGAACCTCGACGGCGGCATGCTCGCGTGGCGTCGCGACGTCGACCCGTCGAAGCCCGGGTGA
- a CDS encoding integrase, which translates to MSTPLLPTAPALLPVVLPDGAALPVWSMPAPHAAERHPALVYLASLAPGSRRTMRQSLDVVAALLTGGRADHATLPWHRLRYQHTTAVRAALAEQYKPATANKVLAALRGTLKAAWRLELVDAENYRRAADVVAVRGTSAPAGRELTPGEIRALLETCAADPSVAGLRDAAVLALLYGAGLRRAEAVRLGTEDLEADGANAGRLTVRGKGNKAGFAYVRGAALQVLRGWLGARGPAPGALLLPVSQRGAITYTRADRGGPEAPARLTEHAVYKRLRTRALEAGVRPFSPHDCRRTFAGDLLDAGADIATVQQLLRHASVNTTAKYDRRGERAKRDAADLLHFPHVRF; encoded by the coding sequence ATGTCGACGCCCCTGCTCCCGACCGCCCCGGCGCTGCTCCCGGTCGTGCTGCCCGACGGTGCGGCGCTCCCGGTGTGGTCCATGCCGGCCCCGCACGCCGCGGAGCGCCACCCCGCGCTCGTCTACCTGGCGTCCTTGGCCCCGGGCTCGCGCCGCACCATGCGCCAGAGCCTGGACGTGGTGGCCGCCCTCCTGACCGGCGGCCGCGCCGACCACGCCACCCTGCCCTGGCACCGGCTCCGCTACCAGCACACGACCGCCGTGCGCGCCGCGCTCGCCGAGCAGTACAAGCCCGCGACCGCGAACAAGGTGCTCGCCGCCCTGCGCGGCACGCTCAAGGCCGCGTGGCGCCTCGAGCTCGTCGACGCCGAGAACTACCGCCGCGCGGCCGACGTCGTCGCCGTCCGCGGCACCTCAGCGCCGGCGGGTCGCGAGCTCACCCCGGGCGAGATCCGGGCGCTGCTCGAGACGTGCGCCGCCGACCCGAGCGTGGCCGGGCTGCGCGACGCGGCGGTGCTCGCGCTGCTCTACGGCGCGGGGCTCCGGCGCGCCGAGGCCGTGCGGTTAGGCACCGAGGACCTCGAGGCGGACGGCGCCAACGCCGGGCGGCTCACCGTACGCGGTAAGGGCAACAAGGCGGGGTTCGCCTACGTCCGCGGCGCCGCCCTCCAGGTGCTCCGCGGCTGGCTCGGCGCCCGCGGGCCCGCGCCGGGCGCCCTGCTGCTGCCCGTCTCGCAGCGGGGCGCGATCACGTACACGCGCGCCGACCGCGGCGGCCCCGAGGCGCCCGCCCGGCTGACGGAGCACGCCGTCTACAAGCGACTCCGCACGCGCGCCCTAGAAGCGGGTGTTAGGCCGTTCAGCCCGCACGACTGCCGCCGCACGTTCGCCGGCGACCTCCTGGACGCCGGCGCCGACATCGCCACCGTGCAGCAGCTCCTCCGCCACGCGAGCGTGAACACCACGGCCAAGTACGACCGCCGCGGCGAGCGCGCCAAGCGCGACGCCGCCGACCTCCTCCACTTCCCCCACGTCCGGTTCTGA
- a CDS encoding radical SAM protein → MVVVDTVLLKVASRCNINCRYCYVFNMGDTGWSRSPKLMSAETCHTAATALGRLAVAQGRGFSVVLHGGEPLLLGLTRLRSLIATLRDALPAGSPIGIQTNGVLIDRDTLDACAEAGVTIAVSLDGPQAVHDAHRVGFNDAGTFDAVMRGLALLRAHPAGGALFTGLLAVIDPTSNPREVYGFFKALNPPSVDFIYRDGNHSRLPAGKRAIDTSEYGEWMVGLLDAYLDDSEPIAIRVLDDMIRMTLGGTGASDDTGVDDYGILIIDTDGTVTKNDTLKSVFDGADRFESPQSVYTHHLRDVVGSDEFVRSHAAQRPSSATCRACPYLATCGGGMLLHRWRNDTGYDNPSVYCADQRVLLTHIRHRLATVGVIS, encoded by the coding sequence ATGGTCGTCGTTGACACTGTCCTCCTTAAGGTCGCGAGCCGCTGCAACATCAACTGCCGCTATTGCTACGTCTTCAACATGGGGGACACGGGGTGGTCGCGTTCCCCCAAGCTGATGTCCGCGGAGACGTGCCATACGGCGGCGACGGCACTCGGCCGTCTCGCGGTAGCCCAGGGACGCGGATTCAGCGTCGTCCTGCACGGGGGCGAGCCGCTCCTGCTCGGCCTGACGCGCCTACGGTCGCTCATCGCGACATTGCGGGACGCGCTGCCGGCCGGGAGTCCGATCGGCATCCAGACGAATGGCGTGTTGATCGACCGCGACACGCTCGACGCGTGCGCGGAAGCGGGAGTGACGATCGCGGTCAGTCTCGACGGCCCACAGGCGGTGCATGACGCCCATCGGGTCGGCTTCAACGATGCCGGCACGTTCGACGCCGTCATGCGGGGACTCGCGCTACTTCGCGCCCACCCAGCCGGGGGCGCGCTGTTCACCGGCCTGTTGGCGGTCATCGATCCGACGTCGAACCCGCGTGAGGTCTACGGGTTCTTCAAAGCGCTCAACCCCCCCAGCGTTGACTTCATCTACCGAGACGGCAACCACTCGCGTCTGCCCGCCGGTAAGCGCGCCATCGATACGTCGGAATACGGCGAATGGATGGTGGGCCTTCTCGACGCCTACCTCGACGACTCAGAGCCAATCGCAATTCGGGTCCTGGACGACATGATCAGAATGACGCTCGGCGGCACGGGCGCGAGCGACGATACCGGCGTGGACGACTACGGCATCCTCATCATCGATACCGACGGAACCGTCACGAAGAACGACACCCTGAAGAGCGTGTTCGATGGTGCCGACCGCTTCGAGTCGCCCCAGTCGGTGTACACGCACCACTTGCGCGACGTGGTCGGCTCCGACGAGTTCGTGCGATCCCACGCGGCGCAGCGCCCGAGCAGTGCGACGTGTCGCGCGTGTCCGTACCTCGCCACGTGCGGCGGCGGCATGTTGCTGCACCGCTGGCGCAACGATACGGGGTACGACAACCCGTCCGTGTACTGCGCCGACCAGCGCGTACTCCTTACCCACATTCGTCACCGGTTGGCCACCGTCGGGGTCATCTCGTGA